Proteins from a genomic interval of Arvicola amphibius chromosome 17, mArvAmp1.2, whole genome shotgun sequence:
- the LOC119803464 gene encoding transcription initiation factor TFIID subunit 7-like — translation MSEHQDEHPHELESQFILRLPPEHASALREIIRSGSAATREKLKIDLSPDCRRAVVQVDNVSLSARVVDLPCVIGSLKTHDRKTFYQTADISQMLLCSADSDPRSSPQEPVPSAGARAMGNEGETEKKCIWKHGITPPLKNVRKKRFRKPARKLPDMKQSEEGGSGAIDSKDVEKEVKRLLCSDAEAISSRWEIVDDEITAVQSQTCVPGLPDPTAISGPVSSECAVPQHTFLDSSHHDDDQEGHDEEEEEEEDEEEDEEEEEDNYEEDLERELQAKFIEFSLCKAKEDHSSIILGIQKLIHHKEKKLQEIQGKAQRQKYLLRKLENLTLKSHFQSVLGQLKLQEKQKLEQIVFLQEQLKYFLKK, via the coding sequence ATGAGTGAACACCAGGACGAACATCCTCACGAGCTCGAGAGCCAGTTCATCCTGCGCCTGCCCCCGGAACACGCGTCAGCTCTCCGGGAAATCATCCGTTCTGGCAGTGCTGCCACGAGAGAGAAACTGAAGATCGACTTATCTCCTGATTGCCGGCGTGCCGTCGTTCAGGTGGATAACGTGTCGCTCTCGGCCAGAGTTGTTGATTTGCCTTGTGTTATCGGTAGCCTGAAAACTCACGATCGGAAGACCTTCTATCAGACAGCGGATATTTCCCAGATGCTTCTGTGCAGTGCCGACAGCGATCCCCGCTCTTCTCCCCAAGAGCCCGTCCCTTCTGCCGGTGCCCGAGCAATGGGAAACGAAGGGGAAACCgagaaaaaatgtatttggaaGCATGGCATCACCCCACCACTCAAGAATGTCAGAAAGAAACGGTTTCGGAAGCCAGCAAGGAAGCTCCCCGATATGAAGCAGAGTGAAGAAGGTGGTAGTGGCGCCATTGATTCTAAAGACGTGGAAAAGGAAGTAAAGAGACTGCTCTGTTCAGATGCTGAAGCCATCAGCAGCCGATGGGAAATCGTTGATGATGAAATCACAGCAGTCCAAAGTCAAACTTGTGTCCCAGGGCTTCCTGACCCCACTGCAATAAGTGGTCCTGTCTCATCAGAATGTGCTGTACCTCAGCACACATTCCTTGATTCTAGCCATCACGATGATGATCAAGAAGGGcatgatgaggaagaagaggaggaagaagacgaggaggaggatgaagaggaggaagaagataatTATGAAGAGGATCTGGAAAGGGAGCTACAAGCCAAGTTTATTGAGTTTAGCTTGTGCAAAGCTAAGGAAGACCATAGTTCAATAATTTTGGGAATTCAGAAGCTGATTCATCACAAGGAGAAGAAGCTCCAAGAGATTCAGGGCAAAGCACAAAGACAGAAAtatcttctcagaaaattggaaaacctGACCCTCAAGAGTCATTTCCAGTCTGTGCTAGGACAGCTCAAGTtgcaggagaagcagaagcttGAGCAGATCGTTTTTCTGCAGGAACAactgaaatattttttgaagaagTAA